In the Limanda limanda chromosome 1, fLimLim1.1, whole genome shotgun sequence genome, one interval contains:
- the prkaa1 gene encoding 5'-AMP-activated protein kinase catalytic subunit alpha-1 — MATEKTKHEGRVKIGHYILGDTLGVGTFGKVKVGQHELTKHQVAVKILNRQKIRSLDVVGKIRREIQNLKLFRHPHIIKLYQVISTPTDIFMVMEYVSGGELFDYICKNGKLDEKESRRLFQQIISAVDYCHRHMVVHRDLKPENVLLDAHMNAKIADFGLSNMMSDGEFLRTSCGSPNYAAPEVISGRLYAGPEVDIWSSGVILYALLCGTLPFDDDHVPTLFKKICDGIFFTPTYLNASVIGLLKHMLQVDPMKRATIKDIREDDWFKQELPKYLFPEDPSYSNNMIDDEALKEVCEKFECTEEEVLTCIYSRNHQDPLAVAYHLIIDNRRIMNEAKDFYLASSPPDSFLDDQLLTSSGGAVAAVIKPHPERVPFLLAETPPRPRHTLDELNPQKSKHQGVRRAKWHLGIRSQSRPNDIMSEVCRAMKQLDYEWKVGNPYYLRVRRKNPITGMQTKMSLQLYQVDSRTYLLDFRSIDDDMLEAKSGTATPLRSGSVGNYRTTIKNDVDGADTPPTSSIVAPTKAAEGSLASSLTSSIDSAGGGDIAPVPRPGSHTIEFFEMCANLIKLLAR, encoded by the exons ATGGCGACGGAGAAGACGAAGCATGAAGGCAGAGTGAAGATCGGACACTACATCCTGGGAGACACGCTGGGAGTGGGCACGTTCGGGAAGGTTAAAG TGGGCCAACACGAGCTGACCAAACACCAAGTAGCAGTCAAGATCCTGAACAGACAGAAGATCCGCAGTTTGGACGTGGTGGGAAAGATTCGCCGCGAGATCCAGAACCTCAAGCTTTTCAGGCATCCTCACATAATTAAACT GTATCAGGTTATTAGCACCCCTACAGATATCTTCATGGTAATGGAATATGTCTCAGGAGGAGAGCTGTTCGACTACATCTGCAAAAATGGAAAg CTGGATGAAAAGGAGAGTCGTCGGCTGTTCCAGCAGATTATTTCAGCTGTGGACTACTGCCACAGACACATGGTGGTGCACCGGGACCTCAAGCCTGAAAACGTGCTACTGGACGCACACATGAATGCCAAGATCGCCGATTTTG GTTTATCAAACATGATGTCTGATGGAGAGTTCCTGCGAACAAGCTGCGGATCTCCAAACTATGCTGCTCCTGAGGTCATCTCGGGAAg GTTATATGCTGGTCCGGAGGTAGATATCTGGAGCAGTGGGGTCATTCTCTATGCCTTGTTGTGTGGGACTCTTCCTTTTGATGACGACCACGTCCCAACACTCTTTAAGAAGATCTGTGACGGGATCTTTTTCACACCAACGTATCTGAACGCCTCCGTAATAGGCCTCCTTAAACACATGCTGCAGGTGGACCCGATGAAAAGAGCTACCATCAAAGACATCAG AGAGGACGATTGGTTCAAACAGGAACTTCCCAAGTACTTGTTCCCCGAGGACCCCTCCTACAGCAACAACATGATTGACGATGAGGCCCTGAAGGAGGTGTGTGAGAAGTTTGagtgcacagaggaggaggtcctGACCTGCATATACAGTCGCAACCATCAGGACCCGCTGGCCGTCGCCTATCACCTCATCATTGACAATCGCCGCATCATGAATGAAGCCAAGGACTTCTACCTGGCGTCCAGCCCACCCGACTCTTTTCTAGACGACCAGCTCCTGACTTCTTCTGGTGGGGCTGTGGCTGCCGTTATCAAGCCCCACCCCGAGCGTGTACCCTTCCTCCTGGCAGAGACTCCTCCCAGGCCTCGGCACACGCTGGACGAACTGAACCCCCAGAAATCCAAGCACCAGGGTGTCAGGAGGGCCAAGTGGCACCTGGGAATCCGCAGTCAGAGTAGACCAAATGATATCATGTCAGAAGTGTGTCGTGCCATGAAACAGCTGGATTACGAGTGGAAG GTAGGGAATCCATATTATTTACGTGTGAGAAGGAAGAACCCTATCACTGGGATGCAAACCAAGATGAGCCTTCAACTCTACCAGGTGGACAGTAGAACCTACCTCCTTGACTTTCGTAGCATAGACG ATGATATGTTGGAGGCAAAATCTGGAACTGCTACCCCTCTCCGCTCTGGGTCAGTGGGCAACTACCGCACCACTATCAAGAACGATGTGGACGGGGCTGACACTCCACCTACATCTAGCATTGTGGCCCCCACTAAGGCGGCAGAGGGCTCCTTAGCGTCGTCGCTAACCTCATCCATTGACTCAGCGGGAGGCGGGGACATCGCACCTGTCCCACGACCCGGGAGCCACACCATCGAGTTCTTTGAAATGTGCGCGAATCTTATTAAACTACTTGCACGATAA